From a single Dendropsophus ebraccatus isolate aDenEbr1 chromosome 8, aDenEbr1.pat, whole genome shotgun sequence genomic region:
- the LOC138799298 gene encoding gamma-aminobutyric acid receptor-associated protein-like 1: MKFQYKEDHPYEYRKKEGEKIRKKYPDRVPVIVEKAPKARVPDLDKRKYLVPSDLTVGQFYFLIRKRIHLRPEDALFFFVNNTIPPTSATMGQLYEDNHEEDCFLYVAYSDESVYGK; the protein is encoded by the exons ATGAAATTTCAATACAAAGAAGATCATCCCTATGAATACAGgaagaaggagggagagaagatTAGGAAGAAATATCCAGACAGAGTGCCT GTTATCGTAGAAAAGGCTCCAAAGGCTCGGGTCCCAGATTTAGACAAAAGGAAATACTTAGTGCCATCAGACCTCACCG TTGGACAGTTTTACTTCCTCATCAGGAAGCGGATTCACCTTCGCCCTGAAGACGCACTATTCTTCTTTGTCAACAACACAATTCCCCCTACCAGTGCTACCATGGGACAGCTATATGAA GATAACCATGAAGAGGATTGTTTTCTCTATGTGGCTTACAGTGACGAGAGTGTGTATGGCAAGTGA